A window from Malassezia japonica chromosome 1, complete sequence encodes these proteins:
- the dna2 gene encoding DNA helicase (EggNog:ENOG503NVHU; COG:L) — MSAASHGDLLSGLFAGKVTAAKKNDSKPKNGVLHDRTNPIQEVPAPIRHQKPMRAGPGKKIEGHALADTSEKAIEARRHSSQTTRRFSRARVKRVYERETKNAQERAVTEKVLELDVVAGAQKPPADAILNQSLYYQANMQEFEPVASVALLRDEWLATPVKEGDIVHLYGAWEMKPYRGDEAQPAPEPSDDDDLWDGLDDHLFDAVLGSIPTMTLASFLPVDAPASQHLLVLHPDTIISASNLASVASCMRRPMLQERIKTASDTTFSAVFGNMVHGLLQACLVGSDGEKDGDADLAEAMATVETDPLPAPATWTRLGNFSRPFITAEIERQLVQNRAALSIVGAETEKTRTSLAEVVPSLVSFGERYLAPKDGSEHAEDVEDRRAEHEVRICLTRILGTEDDVVSPLFGLKGRVDVCVEAHIYERGRINVAVLPLEIKTGRVLSSTEHAAQTSLYTLLLSDRYGVEIESGLLLYTQSSAMSRVHRALREVRSLLLARNEMATYKSRLPTIVVADDASDDEFGFDDAALAQLDDPSLLPPTIDSAYKCARCYARDACMLYRAAVEHVRDPDSAIAELYTQHTEHLSGTDRTFFQHWDALLSHEEQGLARFRNELWTLPAAERESVGRCVAGLVLEDASKCLFSAPDARMLSASWAVDDLVLLSTHTPHAAFVGRGRVAHVTQSRIALRMENAWRETLVQVKQQSGVRDFTFRLDQDELSTMLSVPRYNIACLFYPDAPPRVTRLAKRVVHLEAPQWAPLSAELQALVRQYTPTCNADQVAAIERALEAQDYALVLGMPGTGKSTTIAALIRILAAAGQTVLLCSYTHSAVDTVLTKLGDGLDVLRVGAPGRVHPCVRHYCLDERLGRTASVEALDTLAAEAQVVAATCLATNEAVFARRTFDVCIVDEASQITVPTCLGPLRYADRFVMIGDHHQLAPLVREEAAAAHGLQTSLFQRLCTAHPAAMVALAQQYRMNDAIMALSNALVYDGRLACGSEAIARSTLALDQRAYDGPAWLVRVLAPDVQVAFVDTDAIDAHESRTDGVMENAAEAMLLAQICTALGRGGLTASDIGVLTPYRHQARLLKTSCAAEVLTVDQSQGRDWPVVLVSLVRSNAQGSAGTLLRDVRRLNVLLTRAKRKLVLVGSARTLSGHDGDGQRPMPRLMRLLRDAEAIYAVPATQHATKTPL; from the exons atgagcgcggcgtcgcatGGAGACCTCTTGTCGGGGCTCTTTGCAGGGAAGGTGACTGCTGCGAAGAAAAACGATAGTAAGCCAAAAAATGGCGTGTTGCATGACCGGACGAATCCAATCCAAGAGGTCCCGGCTCCCATTCGCCACCAAAAGCCCATGCGAGCTGGCCCTGGAAAGAAGATCGAGGGgcacgcgctggccgacaCCTCGGAAAAG GCGATTGAAGCGCGACGTCACTCTAGCCAGACAACTCGCCGCTTTTCGCGTGCTCGCGTGAAGCGCGTCTACGAGCGCGAGACCAAAAATGCTCAGGAACGGGCTGTCACTGAAAAGGTACTggagctcgacgtcgtAGCGGGCGCGCAAAAGCCACCTGCCGATGCAATCCTCAATCAGTCGCTGTACTACCAAGCAAACATGCAAGAATTCGAGCCTGTGGCAAGTGTTGCGCTTCTTCGTGACGAATGGCTTGCGACGCCGGTCAAGGAGGGCGATATTGTGCACTTGTACGGTGCGTGGGAAATGAAGCCTTATCGAGgagacgaggcgcagcctGCGCCAGAGCCTTCAGACGACGATGACCTCTGGGACGGGCTCGACGACCATCTGTTTGACGCCGTGCTGGGCAGCATACCTACCATGACCCTGGCCTCGTTTCTCCCTGTGGATGCGCCCGCGAGCCAGCACCTGCTGGTTCTGCACCCCGACACGATCATCTCGGCGTCGAACCTTGCGAGCGTCGCTTCGTGCATGCGGCGCCCGATGCTTCAAGAGCGGATCAAGACGGCATCCGACACGACCTTTTCGGCGGTATTTGGTAACATGGTCCACGGCCTGCTGCAAGCCTGCCTAGTCGGATCCGACGGCGAGAAAGACGGCGAtgccgacctcgccgaggccatgGCCACGGTCGAGACTGATCCGCTGCCAGCGCCTGCTACTTGGACGCGACTCGGCAACTTTTCGCGACCTTTTATCACTGCTGAAatcgagcgccagctcgtgcagaACCGTGCCGCGCTCTCCATCGTGGGCGCCGAGACGGAAAAGACGCGCACatcgctcgccgaggtcgtgccATCCCTCGTCTCGTTCGGCGAGCGCTATCTCGCTCCGAAAGACGGCAgtgagcacgccgaggatGTTGaggaccgccgcgcggagCACGAAGTGCGCATCTGCCTTACCCGCATCCTCGGCACGGAGGATGACGTCGTTTCGCCGCTTTTTGGCCTCAAAGGGCGAGTCGACGTCTGTGTCGAGGCGCATATCtacgagcgcggccgcatTAACGTCGCCGTTCTTCCGCTGGAAATCAAGACCGGGCGCGTTTTGTCGAGCACCGAGCATGCCGCACAAACCAGCCTGTATACCCTGCTGCTCTCGGACCGCTACGGCGTGGAAATCGAGTCTGGCCTGCTTCTCTATACCCAGTCGAGCGCCATGAgccgcgtgcaccgcgccctgcgcgaAGTACGCAGCCTGCTTCTCGCTCGCAACGAAATGGCGACGTACAAGTCGCGGCTGCCGACGATTGTCGTTGCGGacgacgcgagcgacgacgaatTTGGCTTTgacgacgctgcgctggcgcagctcgatgaCCCCTCGCTGCTTCCCCCGACGATCGACAGCGCGTACAAGTGTGCGCGGTGCTACGCACGCGATGCATGCATGCTCTACCgtgccgccgtcgagcatGTGCGCGATCCGGACTCGGCGATTGCCGAACTCTACACGCAGCACACCGAGCACCTGAGTGGGACCGACCGTACCTTTTTTCAGCACTGGGATGCGCTCCTCTCGCACGAAGAGCAGGGACTTGCGCGCTTCCGCAACGAGCTGTGGACCCTCCCTGCGGCAGAGCGCGAAAGTGTcggccgctgcgtcgcgggcctcgtgctcgaggacgcgTCCAAGTGCCTCTTTTCCGCGCCAGACGCGCGCATGCTGAGTGCGAGCTGggcggtcgacgacctTGTCCTGCTCTcgacgcacacgccgcacgctgcgttTGTCGGCCGTgggcgtgtcgcgcacgtTACGCAGTCGCGGATTGCGCTGCGTATGGAGAATGCCTGGCGCGAGACCCTCGTGCAGGTCAAGCAGCAGAGCGGTGTGCGCGACTTTACCTTTCGCCTGGACCAGGACGAGCTGTCGACGATGCTGAGCGTGCCCCGTTACAATATCGCCTGCCTGTTCTaccccgacgcgccgccgcgtgtGACGCGCCTCGCAAAACGTGTTGTGCACCTAGAAGCACCCCAGTGGGCGCCGCTCTCGGCAGagctccaggcgctggtgcgGCAGTATACCCCTACATGCAATGCCGACCAGGTCGCGGCGATTGAGCGTGCACTAGAGGCACAGGACTATGCGCTGGTGCTCGGCATGCCTGGTACCGGCAAGTCGACGACGATTGCGGCGCTGATCCGCATcctcgctgccgccggCCAGACTGTGCTGCTCTGCAGCTATACGCACTCGGCCGTCGATACGGTGCTCaccaagctcggcgacgggcTCGACGTGttgcgcgtcggcgcgccgggccgcGTGCACCCCTGTGTGCGGCACTACTGcctggacgagcgcctcgggcgcacggcgagcgtcgaggcactcgacacgctcgccgccgaagcgcaGGTCGTTGCAGCGACGTGTCTCGCGACGAACGAGGCGGTgtttgcgcgccgcaccttTGACGTGTGCATCGTCGATGAGGCGAGTCAGATCACTGTGCCGACGTGCCTGGGGCCGCTGCGGTATGCCGACCGCTTTGTGATGATTGGCGACCACCACCAgctggcgccgctcgtgcgcgaagaggcggcggctgcACACGGCCTCCAGACGAGTCTGTTTCAGCGCCTGTGCACCGCGCACCCCGCGGCGatggtcgcgctcgcgcagcagtaCCGCATGAACGACGCGATCATGGCGCTGAGCAACGCGCTCGTATACGACGGCCGCCTTGCATGCGGCAGCGAGGCGAttgcgcgctcgacacTCGCGCTGGACCAACGTGCGTACGACGGGCCTGCATGGCTCGTGCGCGTCCTCGCACCCGACGTGCAGGTGGCGTTTGTCGACACGGACGCCATCGACGCGCACGagtcgcgcaccgacggcgtGATGGAGAATGCAGCCGAGGCCAtgctccttgcgcagaTCTGCACAGCGCTCGGCCGTGGCGGCCTCACCGCAAGCGACATTGGCGTGCTGACGCCGTACCGCCAccaggcgcgcctcctcaaaacgtcgtgcgccgccgaagtGCTCACCGTCGACCAGTCGCAGGGGCGCGACTGGCCGGTAGTGCTCGTGTCACTGGTGCGCTCCAATGCCCAAGGCTcggccggcacgctcctgcgcgacgtacgccgccTCAATGTGCTGCTCACCCGCGcgaagcgcaagctcgtgctggtcggcagcgcacgcaccttgTCCGGGCACGACGGCGATGGCCAGCGGCCGATGCCGCGCCTgatgcgcctgctgcgcgatgcAGAGGCCATCTACGCCGTgcccgcgacgcagcaCGCGACCAAGAC CCCTCTATGA
- a CDS encoding uncharacterized protein (BUSCO:EOG0926587S; COG:K; EggNog:ENOG503P5AV), translating to MGDDAGEPLGSTSVFPPPPSVYQRFTEENCLWLDVLRGELRKEGKEGVYHGLGDEERKELQDTLLKQVVAREGSDGLELPTDDLHELLPPNVHWIEEDGGYQLFGQRWPIPEVTPSLQDLGITRLFPEEPFDRAKALQTLLRTLLHTYFMLTSDLLRPIQPYDVLESGGPSGGQAGQEGAGQAERAQGGEGGEGAPAQDGEQDGAQDGAQDGAPTGPTWTTSTRIKDRLKHLEVAVINFQFLVNQLRPVQARASLEALLMMQVARRERQTKLLREKSAAIRLEIAKLQL from the coding sequence atgggcgacgacgcgggGGAGCCGCTGGGGAGCACGTCGGTCTTTCCGCCGCCCCCGAGCGTGTACCAGCGCTTTACAGAGGAGAACTGCTTGTGGCTCGATGTCTTGAGGGGCGAGCTAAGGAAGGAGGGCAAGGAGGGCGTGTACCATGGCCTGGGCGACGAagagcgcaaagagctgcAGGACACGCTCTTGAAGCAggtcgtcgctcgcgaaGGCAGCGACGGACTCGAGCTGCCGACTGATGACCTGCATGAGCTTCTCCCGCCGAACGTACACTGGATCGAGGAGGACGGGGGCTACCAGCTGTTTGGGCAGCGCTGGCCGATACCCGAGGTCACGCCGTCGCTCCAGGACCTCGGCATTACGCGTCTATTTCCAGAGGAGCCATTCGaccgcgccaaggcgctccagACGCTGCTACGGACGCTGCTGCACACCTACTTCATGCTCACCTCGGACCTCCTCCGCCCGATCCAGCCGTACGACGTGCTGGAGAGTGGAGGACCGAGTGGAGGGCAGGCGGGGCAGGAAGGTGCGGGGCAAGCggagcgagcgcagggCGGCGAAGGCGGCGAaggcgcgccagcgcaggACGGCGAACaggacggcgcgcaggacggcgcgcaggacggTGCGCCTACCGGCCCTACATGGACCACGTCCACACGCATCAAGGACCGTCTCAAGCACCTCGAGGTCGCCGTGATTAACTTCCAATTCCTCGTGAACCAGCTGCGGCCTGTCcaagcgcgcgcctcgctcgaggccctGCTCATGATGCAGGtggcacgccgcgagcggcagACCAAGCTGCTGCGTGAGAAGAGTGCGGCGATCCGACTCGAGATTGCCAAGCTCCAACTATAG